In one Roseomonas haemaphysalidis genomic region, the following are encoded:
- a CDS encoding ABC transporter permease, giving the protein MNASWLLRRLALVCYTVLVVSVLVFGITQVLPADAAVTLLGENATPEALAAVRAQLGLNDPLWLQYWHWLSAALGGDFGTSMRTGQPVAPTMLVALSRSLLLAGLSLALMLVVAIPLGVWAALRQGKAADLVTGLVSYLGVSLPEFVTATLVLMVFADWLQWLPATGYVPPGEDFWDSMAHLVLPVLTVSLIMVAHVSRMVRSETIDVLHSDYIRAARLKGLPERSVLLRHTLRNALLPVITIVALDVGYLLGGIIVVEEIFAIPGIGRQLIVAVTSRDLPAIQAGAMIMALTYAVASTLADIAYALLDRRIRYD; this is encoded by the coding sequence TTGAACGCTTCGTGGCTGCTGCGCCGGCTGGCGCTGGTCTGCTACACCGTGCTGGTGGTGTCCGTGCTGGTGTTCGGCATCACCCAGGTGCTGCCGGCCGACGCCGCCGTGACCCTCCTGGGCGAGAACGCGACGCCGGAGGCCCTGGCCGCCGTGCGCGCGCAGCTTGGCCTCAACGACCCCTTGTGGCTGCAGTACTGGCACTGGCTGTCCGCAGCCCTGGGGGGTGACTTCGGCACCTCCATGCGCACCGGGCAGCCGGTCGCGCCCACCATGCTGGTGGCGCTGTCACGCTCGCTGCTGCTGGCGGGGCTGTCGCTGGCGCTGATGCTGGTGGTGGCCATCCCGCTCGGCGTCTGGGCGGCGCTGCGGCAGGGGAAGGCGGCGGACCTGGTGACGGGGCTGGTGTCCTATCTCGGCGTGTCGCTGCCAGAATTCGTCACCGCGACCCTGGTGCTGATGGTCTTCGCCGACTGGCTGCAATGGCTGCCGGCCACCGGCTACGTGCCGCCGGGCGAGGATTTCTGGGACAGCATGGCGCATCTGGTGCTGCCGGTGCTGACCGTTTCGCTGATCATGGTCGCCCACGTCTCGCGCATGGTGCGATCCGAGACGATCGACGTGCTGCACAGCGACTACATCCGCGCCGCCCGGCTGAAGGGATTGCCGGAGCGCAGCGTGCTGCTGCGGCACACGCTGCGCAACGCGCTGCTGCCGGTCATCACCATCGTGGCGCTGGATGTCGGCTACCTGCTGGGCGGCATCATCGTGGTGGAGGAGATCTTCGCCATCCCCGGCATCGGGCGGCAGCTCATCGTCGCCGTCACCTCGCGCGACCTGCCGGCCATCCAGGCGGGGGCGATGATCATGGCGCTGACCTATGCCGTCGCCTCCACGCTCGCCGACATCGCCTATGCGCTCCTGGACCGGAGGATCCGCTATGACTGA
- a CDS encoding GntR family transcriptional regulator: MLSVKTRAAPAARPPLPLPLYEHVKRQMSEQILMRVWAPGEAMPGEVALAAQYGVAVGTIRRALADLVAEGLLMRRRKLGTVVTGRAPQHSLRFFFEYFRLHGADGALLNSATQVLSVVEDAATPAEAEAFGDLGPVLRLHRLRLLDGRPAMHERILLPLARLPDFPRTVEAVPSLLYRHLLEQYDIRVVAVRESVTAELAEAEDSVLLRLDAPAALLVIHDTGYDQAGAPVILGHHRFTTQETRYLNEVR; encoded by the coding sequence ATGCTCTCTGTCAAGACCCGTGCCGCGCCTGCCGCCCGCCCACCCCTCCCGTTGCCGCTGTACGAGCATGTGAAGCGCCAGATGTCGGAGCAGATCCTCATGAGGGTATGGGCACCTGGCGAGGCGATGCCGGGTGAGGTGGCGCTGGCAGCCCAATACGGGGTGGCGGTGGGCACCATCCGGCGGGCACTGGCGGACCTGGTGGCGGAGGGGCTGCTGATGCGACGGCGCAAACTTGGCACCGTTGTCACCGGCCGGGCGCCGCAGCACAGCCTGCGGTTCTTTTTCGAGTATTTCCGGCTCCATGGCGCAGACGGCGCGTTGCTGAATTCCGCCACGCAAGTGCTGTCCGTAGTGGAGGATGCCGCAACGCCGGCAGAGGCCGAAGCCTTCGGCGACCTCGGCCCCGTTTTGCGCCTGCACCGGTTGCGCCTGCTGGACGGCCGCCCCGCCATGCACGAGCGGATCCTACTGCCCTTGGCCCGGCTACCCGACTTCCCGCGTACCGTGGAGGCGGTGCCGTCGCTGCTTTATCGCCATCTGCTGGAGCAGTACGACATTCGCGTCGTGGCCGTGCGCGAAAGCGTGACGGCGGAACTGGCAGAGGCCGAAGATAGCGTGCTGCTGCGCCTGGACGCACCGGCTGCCCTGCTGGTGATTCACGACACCGGCTATGACCAGGCCGGCGCCCCCGTGATCCTGGGCCATCACCGGTTCACGACGCAGGAAACGCGCTACCTCAACGAAGTGCGGTGA
- a CDS encoding M20 family metallopeptidase produces MLPTFSPWARAPSSLDVAFRHIAAHVEDAVQDLSRMLAVDTTFPPGAGYADFATLLEAMVAPLRLQTRRISVPEALWKVPGGPAWGERVNLIAARRTGRPVLGLYFHTDTVPAAEGWTRDPFALTREGDRLHGLGAADMKGSIAATLLALRAAEACGVPLAYDPQLLLCTDEEGGLYPGVRYLAEQGLLEGHVLNFNGTAAARIWAGCFGAFNLQLRIIGRGAHAGDMGGAVNAVEAGVPVMRALLGLQSDVARRTSALPAPPWWQGRPLAGSLAIVAAQGGTGSGGQVPAAFTLVINRRYPPEEDFAAAHAEIEATIHGALPPGATGQIDLVGHLMPTADPRGPHWPRWQAALSQGFGYRPDEFRAWGAASASDFGWVQRATGWHEVLLTGLGRADNAIHAPDEHTTTHDLIALAQSVLAYLAADFSPELIPAADAARDPRRPGQ; encoded by the coding sequence ATGCTTCCTACCTTTTCGCCCTGGGCCAGGGCTCCCTCCAGCCTGGACGTGGCCTTCCGCCATATCGCCGCGCATGTCGAGGATGCGGTGCAGGATCTGTCGCGGATGCTGGCGGTCGATACCACCTTCCCGCCCGGCGCCGGCTACGCCGATTTTGCGACACTGCTTGAGGCAATGGTGGCGCCGCTGCGCCTGCAGACACGCCGGATCAGCGTGCCGGAGGCCCTTTGGAAGGTCCCCGGCGGCCCGGCATGGGGGGAACGGGTCAACCTGATCGCCGCCCGCCGGACCGGCCGTCCGGTGCTGGGGCTGTATTTCCATACCGACACAGTGCCCGCTGCCGAGGGCTGGACCCGCGACCCTTTCGCCCTGACGCGAGAGGGCGACCGGCTGCACGGCCTGGGGGCGGCCGATATGAAGGGCAGCATCGCCGCCACCCTCCTGGCGCTGCGCGCGGCCGAAGCTTGCGGCGTGCCCCTGGCCTATGATCCGCAACTCTTGCTCTGCACGGATGAGGAAGGCGGCCTTTACCCCGGAGTTCGCTATCTGGCCGAGCAAGGACTGCTGGAAGGCCACGTGCTGAATTTCAACGGCACCGCCGCAGCACGCATCTGGGCCGGTTGCTTTGGCGCTTTCAACCTGCAACTGCGCATCATCGGGCGCGGTGCCCATGCGGGCGATATGGGTGGCGCCGTCAATGCGGTGGAAGCGGGCGTGCCGGTGATGCGGGCGTTGCTGGGGCTGCAATCCGACGTTGCGCGCCGTACTTCCGCGCTGCCCGCGCCGCCCTGGTGGCAGGGGCGGCCGCTGGCGGGCAGCCTCGCCATCGTTGCGGCGCAGGGTGGCACCGGCAGTGGCGGACAGGTGCCCGCTGCCTTCACCCTCGTGATCAACCGCCGCTACCCGCCGGAGGAGGATTTCGCGGCCGCGCACGCGGAGATCGAGGCCACCATTCATGGTGCCCTGCCACCCGGCGCCACGGGGCAGATCGACTTGGTTGGCCATTTGATGCCGACCGCCGACCCGCGTGGCCCGCATTGGCCGCGCTGGCAGGCGGCGCTGAGCCAGGGCTTCGGCTATCGGCCCGACGAGTTCCGCGCCTGGGGCGCCGCCAGCGCATCCGATTTCGGCTGGGTACAGCGCGCGACCGGGTGGCATGAGGTGCTTCTGACCGGCCTGGGCCGCGCCGACAATGCCATCCACGCGCCGGACGAGCACACCACCACACATGACCTGATAGCACTGGCCCAAAGCGTGCTGGCCTATCTTGCCGCCGATTTTTCCCCGGAGCTGATCCCGGCCGCGGATGCCGCGCGTGACCCGCGCCGCCCGGGACAATGA
- a CDS encoding ATP-binding cassette domain-containing protein has product MILSVENYSLSYRTAAGLAPALVDVSLDIAKGEVLGLVGESGSGKSSLAWAIMRHLPRNAVEAGGALRLGGTDLRGLDARGIAAVRGKRIGMVFQDPSTALNPTLRLGDQVIEVLMRHRGLSRAEAREAAEEALREVELREPAALMRRFPHEASGGEKQRVVIATAFATRPELILFDEPTTALDVITGARILELFARLRARTGVSALYISHDLALVSRVADRVAVLKRGVVVEQGTPEAVFRAPQHPYTRQLVAAVPRPGHRLVRDEAAPGTVLAANGISVRYARRRLFRPAPPPATHAVSLAVKPGEIFGVVGESGSGKSSLARALSGLASFDGGIEAAGQRITHARDMGRDYRRAVQIVFQHPDSSLNPRMRIGAILARPLRLYGGSDAEIPRLLEEVRLPHDYAAKYPHQLSGGEKQRVAIARAFAARPSLVICDEITAALDVSVQAQVVELLLELRRQHGTAYLFITHDLNLIRQIAHRIAVMRNGEMVDLRDAAAIGGDDAHPYTRALIAASPVPVGEALPEHNA; this is encoded by the coding sequence ATGATCCTCTCCGTCGAGAACTATTCCCTGTCCTACCGCACGGCGGCGGGCCTCGCGCCGGCGCTGGTGGATGTGTCGCTGGACATCGCCAAGGGCGAAGTGCTGGGGCTGGTGGGCGAGTCCGGCTCGGGCAAGTCCTCGCTCGCCTGGGCCATCATGCGCCACCTGCCGCGCAACGCGGTGGAGGCGGGCGGCGCGCTGCGGCTGGGCGGCACCGACCTGCGGGGGCTGGACGCGCGCGGCATCGCGGCGGTGCGCGGCAAGCGCATCGGCATGGTGTTCCAGGACCCCTCCACCGCGCTGAACCCGACGCTACGGCTCGGCGACCAGGTGATCGAGGTGCTGATGCGCCATCGCGGCCTGTCCCGCGCCGAGGCGCGCGAGGCGGCGGAGGAGGCGCTGCGCGAGGTGGAGCTGCGCGAGCCCGCCGCCCTGATGCGCCGCTTCCCGCACGAGGCCAGCGGCGGCGAGAAGCAGCGCGTGGTGATCGCGACCGCCTTCGCCACCCGCCCCGAGCTGATCCTGTTTGACGAGCCGACAACGGCGCTCGACGTCATCACCGGCGCGCGCATCCTGGAGCTGTTCGCGCGGCTGCGGGCGCGCACGGGGGTTTCCGCGCTCTACATCTCGCACGACCTCGCGCTGGTGTCGCGCGTGGCCGATCGGGTGGCGGTGCTCAAGCGCGGCGTGGTGGTGGAGCAGGGCACGCCGGAGGCGGTGTTCCGGGCGCCGCAGCATCCCTACACCCGGCAGCTCGTCGCCGCCGTGCCGCGCCCCGGCCACCGGCTGGTGCGGGACGAGGCGGCACCGGGCACCGTGCTGGCGGCCAATGGCATCAGCGTTCGCTACGCCCGCCGCCGGCTGTTCCGCCCCGCGCCGCCGCCCGCCACACACGCGGTGTCGCTGGCGGTGAAGCCCGGCGAGATCTTCGGCGTGGTGGGGGAATCCGGCTCGGGCAAGTCCTCGCTGGCCCGCGCGCTCAGCGGCCTCGCGTCCTTCGATGGCGGGATCGAGGCGGCGGGGCAACGGATCACCCACGCCCGGGACATGGGGCGGGACTACCGCCGCGCGGTGCAGATCGTCTTCCAGCACCCGGATTCTTCGCTGAACCCGCGCATGCGGATCGGCGCCATCCTGGCGCGGCCGCTGCGGCTCTATGGCGGCAGCGATGCCGAGATCCCGCGCCTGCTGGAGGAGGTGCGCCTGCCGCACGACTATGCCGCCAAGTATCCGCACCAGCTGTCGGGTGGCGAGAAGCAGCGCGTCGCCATCGCCCGCGCCTTCGCGGCCCGTCCCTCGCTGGTGATCTGCGACGAGATCACGGCGGCGCTGGACGTGTCCGTGCAGGCCCAGGTGGTGGAGTTGCTGCTGGAGCTGCGACGCCAGCACGGCACTGCCTACCTGTTCATCACCCACGACCTCAACCTGATCCGCCAGATCGCCCACCGCATCGCCGTGATGCGCAACGGCGAGATGGTGGACCTGCGCGATGCCGCCGCCATCGGCGGCGATGACGCCCACCCCTATACCCGCGCCCTGATCGCCGCCTCCCCGGTGCCGGTCGGCGAGGCGCTGCCGGAGCACAATGCATGA
- a CDS encoding AbrB family transcriptional regulator yields the protein MSGFAAPSLTVIRTLVIAALGGGALNAVGMPAGWLCGAMLAVALAALCRLPVRVPDTLRDGTFIVLGTSMGSAVTPSTLHDATLWPISLLILMVSIAATMAAGSFYLHRIHGWDPATARLASVPGALSAVLALATGTTANFPVVALAQTLRQLLLVGLLPVALAFGGHAALALATPPPATLADMAIMLVAGAAGSLVLARLGVPGGRLVGAMLGSGVLHLLGFVSGRLDPALMVAAFVMTGTVIGSRFAGTSPSLLLRTVRPACIGTAIAVMLSFGFALLCQSLLGFPFAEIWLAYAPGGVEAMTVMAFALDLDPSYVSAHHVVRLMALTLLSPLWMWSITARHAADPLKQGQPDA from the coding sequence ATGTCAGGCTTTGCCGCACCGTCGCTGACGGTGATCCGCACCCTGGTCATCGCTGCCCTCGGCGGCGGAGCCCTCAACGCAGTCGGCATGCCGGCGGGCTGGCTTTGCGGCGCCATGCTGGCCGTCGCCCTGGCTGCTCTGTGCCGCCTGCCTGTCCGTGTGCCTGATACCCTCAGGGACGGTACTTTCATCGTGCTGGGTACCTCGATGGGCAGTGCCGTCACGCCGTCCACACTGCATGACGCGACGCTGTGGCCGATCAGCCTGTTGATCCTCATGGTGTCGATCGCCGCCACAATGGCGGCGGGCTCCTTCTACCTCCACCGCATCCATGGCTGGGACCCGGCCACGGCGCGGCTGGCCTCGGTGCCGGGCGCGCTGTCCGCTGTGCTGGCCCTGGCTACCGGCACCACCGCCAACTTCCCTGTCGTGGCCCTGGCGCAAACGCTACGGCAACTTCTACTGGTCGGCCTGCTGCCGGTCGCCCTGGCTTTCGGCGGGCATGCCGCGCTGGCCCTGGCCACCCCGCCTCCCGCCACGCTGGCGGACATGGCCATCATGCTGGTGGCCGGGGCCGCTGGCAGCCTGGTGCTGGCACGGCTGGGCGTGCCGGGTGGGCGGCTGGTGGGCGCCATGCTGGGCAGCGGCGTGCTGCACCTGCTGGGCTTCGTATCCGGCCGCCTGGACCCGGCCCTGATGGTAGCGGCCTTTGTGATGACCGGCACGGTCATCGGCAGTCGCTTCGCCGGCACCTCGCCCAGCCTGCTGCTGCGCACCGTGCGCCCGGCCTGCATCGGCACCGCCATCGCCGTCATGCTGTCCTTCGGCTTCGCCCTGCTTTGTCAGAGCCTGCTGGGGTTTCCCTTTGCCGAGATCTGGCTTGCCTATGCTCCCGGCGGAGTGGAGGCGATGACCGTGATGGCCTTCGCGCTTGATCTCGACCCATCCTATGTCAGCGCGCACCACGTTGTGCGTCTGATGGCGCTGACGCTGCTCAGCCCGCTTTGGATGTGGTCCATCACCGCCAGGCATGCCGCCGACCCCCTGAAGCAGGGGCAACCGGATGCGTGA
- a CDS encoding ABC transporter substrate-binding protein produces MTRLTRRLLLSGTAAVTLLPGLAAAQAAAPTPRRGGTLRVSVDQAASVIHPLRARVNPEYLVTELLYSNLTRLKHDMTVEPDLAERWSSNDALTEWTFVLRENISFHDGAPCTAEDVAATFRAILDPKTASPARANVGPIDKVEAKDARTVVFTLKTAYADLPVAVAFTTARIIPARFATGDIDRLSREAVGTGPFKLQSYEPDRRIVVTRNDNYYDPARPYLDRVEVMVFPDPTAESSALISGDTDLLSNAGQGEFPRLESARGVAAMRVPSGLFLNVNMGCDVAPFNDMRVRQAFALTVDRAAMVGFVAQGYGTPGNDSPMNAAYHFFRDMPLKKADVAQAKRLLAEAGHPNGIDLTLVASETPGTRAQLAVAMREMARPAGIRITVQTMPHATYLDQVWKKGNFYVGYYNMQPTADGIFSLLYTSDAAWNETRWNNKEFDALVAEARGTTDEAKRRDLYGRAQGMMHEQVPSVIPAFFDILQARRAYVQGYAAHPRGSVYRLDQAWLADGAPRRG; encoded by the coding sequence ATGACCCGTCTGACCCGCCGCCTGCTGCTGTCCGGCACCGCCGCCGTCACTCTGCTGCCCGGCCTCGCCGCCGCGCAGGCTGCCGCCCCGACCCCGCGCCGCGGCGGCACGCTGCGCGTGTCCGTGGACCAAGCCGCAAGCGTGATCCACCCGCTGCGCGCGCGGGTGAACCCGGAATACCTTGTCACCGAGCTGCTTTACAGCAACCTGACGCGGCTGAAGCACGACATGACGGTGGAGCCGGACCTGGCCGAGCGCTGGTCCAGCAACGACGCGCTGACCGAATGGACCTTCGTGCTGCGCGAGAACATCAGCTTCCACGACGGTGCCCCCTGCACCGCCGAGGACGTGGCCGCGACGTTCCGCGCCATCCTGGACCCAAAGACTGCCTCCCCCGCCCGCGCCAATGTCGGGCCGATCGACAAGGTGGAGGCGAAGGACGCGCGCACCGTGGTCTTCACCCTGAAGACCGCCTATGCCGACCTGCCGGTGGCCGTGGCCTTCACCACCGCCCGCATCATCCCCGCCCGCTTCGCGACCGGCGACATCGACCGCCTGTCGCGCGAGGCGGTGGGCACCGGGCCGTTCAAGCTGCAGTCCTACGAGCCGGACCGCCGCATCGTCGTGACGCGCAACGACAACTACTACGACCCCGCGCGCCCCTACCTGGACCGCGTGGAGGTGATGGTGTTTCCCGACCCCACCGCCGAAAGCTCCGCGCTGATCTCGGGCGACACGGATCTGTTGAGCAATGCCGGCCAGGGCGAGTTCCCGCGCCTGGAAAGTGCGCGCGGCGTGGCCGCCATGCGGGTGCCGTCGGGCCTGTTCCTGAACGTCAACATGGGCTGCGACGTGGCGCCCTTCAACGACATGCGGGTGCGCCAGGCCTTCGCTTTGACGGTGGACCGCGCCGCCATGGTGGGCTTCGTGGCGCAGGGCTACGGCACGCCGGGCAACGACAGCCCGATGAACGCCGCCTACCATTTCTTCCGCGACATGCCGCTGAAGAAAGCCGACGTCGCCCAGGCCAAGCGGCTGCTCGCCGAGGCCGGGCACCCCAACGGCATCGACCTGACGCTGGTGGCCTCGGAAACCCCGGGCACGCGCGCGCAGCTCGCGGTCGCGATGCGCGAGATGGCGCGGCCCGCCGGCATCCGCATCACGGTGCAGACCATGCCGCACGCCACCTACCTCGACCAGGTGTGGAAGAAGGGCAACTTCTACGTCGGCTACTACAACATGCAGCCCACCGCCGACGGCATCTTCTCGCTGCTCTACACCTCGGACGCCGCCTGGAACGAGACGCGCTGGAACAACAAGGAGTTCGACGCGCTGGTGGCCGAGGCGCGGGGCACCACGGACGAGGCGAAGCGCCGCGACCTCTACGGCCGCGCGCAGGGCATGATGCATGAGCAGGTTCCCTCGGTCATCCCGGCCTTCTTCGACATCCTGCAGGCGCGGCGCGCCTATGTTCAGGGCTATGCGGCGCATCCGCGCGGCTCCGTCTACCGGCTGGACCAAGCCTGGCTCGCCGACGGCGCGCCGCGGCGGGGCTGA
- a CDS encoding amidase encodes MSDSLFRLDAAQLAELIRSREVSPVEVVQAHLDRIGGVDPQVNAIVTVAPDALNAAKAAEAAVMAGEPLGPLHGVPFTAKDSIDTAGVPTQRGSPIFRGRTPARDATSVARMKAAGGILLAKTNLPEFSYWIESDNLLSGRSNNPWDLARTPGGSSGGEAAAIAAGMSPLGLGTDLAISVRGPAAQTGITSLKPTHGRVPMTGIWPRAPRRFWHVGPMARSVRDVALAFSLLAGPDGQDAFATIAGRAEVGAGPQSDRPLRVGWMVGPGFGPVDPEVVATVRAAAEALATFGVQVEPVGIPALERDFALDVFNRLHVMEMKPAFREATRGHEGEMYRMAKTMLSLPDTSMADFIDAEQAAERLRDGYADYFSRFDALITQVLPIPAHHHGADKFAIDGQEVDATYLQGATVPLNVTGLPGLSMRFGTSRSGMPINVQLVGAWHAEATILHVASLLESVSPVQGLFPNI; translated from the coding sequence ATGTCCGATTCGTTGTTCCGCCTCGACGCCGCCCAGCTCGCCGAACTGATCCGCAGCCGCGAGGTCTCGCCCGTCGAGGTCGTGCAGGCGCACCTCGACCGCATCGGAGGCGTCGACCCGCAGGTCAATGCCATCGTCACGGTGGCTCCTGATGCGCTGAATGCTGCCAAGGCTGCCGAGGCCGCCGTCATGGCCGGCGAGCCGCTCGGCCCGCTGCACGGCGTGCCCTTCACCGCCAAGGATTCCATCGACACCGCCGGTGTTCCGACCCAGCGAGGCTCGCCCATTTTCCGGGGCCGCACCCCGGCGCGGGACGCCACCAGTGTCGCCCGCATGAAGGCGGCGGGCGGCATCCTGCTCGCCAAGACCAACCTGCCGGAATTCTCTTACTGGATCGAAAGCGACAACCTCCTTTCGGGGCGCTCCAACAACCCCTGGGACCTGGCACGCACGCCAGGTGGCTCCAGCGGCGGCGAGGCTGCGGCCATTGCGGCGGGCATGTCCCCGCTGGGCCTCGGTACCGATCTCGCGATTTCGGTGCGCGGTCCCGCGGCGCAGACGGGCATCACCTCCTTGAAGCCGACGCATGGCCGCGTGCCGATGACCGGCATCTGGCCGCGCGCGCCGCGCCGCTTCTGGCATGTCGGACCGATGGCGCGCTCGGTCCGCGATGTCGCCCTGGCCTTTTCGCTGCTCGCGGGCCCGGATGGGCAAGACGCCTTCGCCACCATCGCCGGCCGGGCGGAGGTGGGGGCCGGCCCGCAGTCCGACCGCCCGTTGCGGGTCGGCTGGATGGTGGGGCCTGGCTTCGGGCCTGTCGATCCCGAGGTTGTGGCGACCGTCAGGGCCGCGGCGGAGGCCCTCGCAACCTTCGGCGTGCAGGTCGAGCCTGTCGGTATCCCGGCGCTGGAGCGTGACTTCGCGCTCGATGTCTTCAACCGACTGCATGTCATGGAAATGAAGCCCGCCTTCCGCGAAGCGACGCGTGGCCACGAAGGCGAGATGTACCGGATGGCGAAGACCATGTTGTCGCTGCCCGACACCTCGATGGCTGACTTCATCGACGCCGAGCAAGCCGCCGAGCGGCTGCGCGATGGATATGCCGACTACTTTTCCCGCTTCGATGCGCTGATCACCCAAGTGCTGCCGATCCCGGCGCACCACCATGGCGCCGACAAATTCGCGATCGATGGCCAGGAGGTCGATGCGACCTATCTTCAGGGTGCGACCGTCCCCCTCAACGTCACCGGCCTCCCGGGTCTCTCCATGCGGTTCGGAACAAGCCGGAGCGGCATGCCGATCAACGTGCAACTCGTGGGCGCTTGGCATGCTGAAGCGACGATCCTGCATGTCGCCTCGCTTCTGGAAAGCGTGAGCCCGGTCCAAGGCCTTTTTCCGAACATCTGA
- a CDS encoding M20 family metallopeptidase, with translation MTPEDLLARIDAQDCLDTLAAMARHKSYSQTEGERTLVEAMGERMRELGLETELTPVPGGRINAVGRLRGAGGGKSLLFNGHLDTNPATEGWTVDPWGGKVDENFIYGIGVSNMKAGDAAYFCAVKTLLDAGVKLKGDVILTFVVGELQGGIGTRALMEQGLRADYFVNSEPTDLAALTMHAAAFTFVIELTGDTRHLSKREEAVDAIVAAVDLIPRLNAMRFSGAASPAHESINRVHVGVVRGALGQELHEWRAPQVADFVRLRGSGRYAPGQTEQGALADMRRELDALEARFPGLRASLTTEAATGHQPMPAFEVSPESRIVQAINRAYMAVRGTPQPTGAITPPGYYGTDAGHLYKLGGMEGIVCGPGGRYNTMPDERVDIVDFLDMVRVYLLTILDICEVA, from the coding sequence ATGACCCCTGAGGACCTTCTGGCGCGCATCGATGCGCAGGACTGCCTCGACACGCTGGCCGCCATGGCGCGCCACAAGAGCTACAGCCAGACGGAGGGCGAGCGGACGCTGGTGGAGGCGATGGGCGAGCGCATGCGCGAGCTCGGCCTCGAGACGGAGCTGACGCCGGTGCCCGGTGGGCGCATCAACGCCGTGGGCCGGCTGCGCGGTGCGGGCGGCGGCAAGAGCCTGCTGTTCAACGGCCACCTCGACACCAACCCGGCGACGGAAGGTTGGACCGTCGATCCCTGGGGCGGCAAGGTCGACGAGAACTTCATCTACGGCATCGGCGTGTCCAACATGAAGGCGGGCGATGCCGCCTATTTCTGCGCCGTCAAGACGCTGCTGGACGCGGGCGTGAAGCTGAAGGGCGACGTCATCCTCACCTTCGTGGTGGGCGAGCTGCAGGGCGGCATCGGCACCCGCGCGCTGATGGAGCAGGGGCTGCGCGCCGACTACTTCGTCAATAGCGAGCCGACTGACCTGGCGGCGCTGACCATGCACGCCGCCGCCTTCACCTTCGTGATCGAGCTGACCGGCGACACGCGCCACCTGTCCAAGCGCGAGGAGGCGGTGGATGCGATCGTCGCCGCCGTGGACCTGATCCCGCGCTTGAATGCCATGCGCTTCTCGGGCGCCGCCTCGCCCGCGCATGAAAGCATCAACCGCGTGCATGTGGGCGTGGTGCGCGGTGCCCTGGGGCAGGAACTGCATGAGTGGCGCGCGCCGCAGGTGGCAGACTTCGTGCGCCTGCGCGGCTCTGGCCGCTATGCCCCCGGCCAAACGGAGCAGGGCGCGCTGGCCGACATGCGGCGCGAGCTGGACGCACTCGAGGCTCGCTTCCCCGGCCTGCGCGCCAGCCTGACCACGGAGGCCGCGACCGGACATCAGCCCATGCCGGCCTTCGAAGTCTCGCCCGAGAGCCGCATCGTCCAGGCCATCAACCGTGCCTACATGGCGGTCCGTGGTACGCCGCAGCCAACCGGTGCCATCACGCCGCCGGGTTATTACGGCACCGACGCCGGGCATCTCTACAAGCTGGGCGGCATGGAAGGCATCGTCTGCGGGCCAGGCGGCCGCTACAACACCATGCCGGACGAGCGCGTGGACATTGTCGATTTCCTCGACATGGTGCGGGTCTACCTGCTGACGATCCTGGATATCTGCGAAGTGGCCTAG
- a CDS encoding ABC transporter permease, with product MTDILRRLWRTPQGAIGLVILALLLLLCLLGPSLAPRDPEAIDFMGRFRPPGALNWLGADQLGRDVLSRLMTGARATVLLALAATLLGTLAGSVIGTLSAYLGGRWDEAIMRNVDAVMAIPGLLLALLLVSSLGKGSLNATLAIAIAFTPGMARVTRSVALNVRAQDYVKAAQARGERATFIVLREMLPNVVGPVIVETTIRVAFAVMLFATLSFLGLGAQPPAPEWGLMVAEARRFVHQAPWVIIAPSVAIAATAIAFNLLGDGLRDALNPRDER from the coding sequence ATGACTGACATCCTCCGCCGCCTGTGGCGCACGCCGCAGGGCGCCATCGGCCTCGTCATCCTGGCGCTGCTGCTGCTGCTCTGCCTGCTCGGCCCGTCCCTCGCCCCGCGCGACCCGGAGGCGATCGACTTCATGGGCCGCTTTCGCCCGCCGGGCGCGCTGAACTGGCTGGGCGCAGACCAGCTCGGCCGCGACGTGCTGAGCCGGTTGATGACCGGCGCGCGGGCCACCGTGCTGCTGGCGCTGGCCGCGACCCTGCTGGGCACGCTGGCCGGCAGCGTGATCGGCACGCTGTCCGCCTATCTGGGCGGGCGGTGGGACGAGGCGATCATGCGCAACGTCGATGCCGTGATGGCTATCCCCGGCCTGTTGCTTGCGTTGCTGCTGGTCAGCAGCCTGGGCAAGGGCAGCTTGAATGCGACGCTGGCCATCGCCATCGCCTTCACCCCCGGCATGGCGCGCGTCACGCGCTCCGTCGCCCTCAACGTCCGGGCGCAGGACTACGTCAAGGCGGCGCAGGCGCGGGGCGAGCGCGCCACCTTCATCGTGCTGCGGGAGATGCTGCCCAACGTGGTCGGCCCGGTGATCGTCGAGACCACCATCCGCGTCGCCTTCGCGGTCATGTTGTTCGCGACGCTGAGCTTCCTCGGTCTCGGCGCACAGCCGCCGGCGCCGGAATGGGGGCTGATGGTGGCCGAGGCACGGCGCTTCGTGCATCAGGCACCCTGGGTGATCATCGCGCCCTCCGTCGCCATCGCGGCCACCGCCATCGCCTTCAACCTCCTGGGCGACGGGCTGCGCGACGCGCTGAACCCGAGGGACGAGCGATGA